One stretch of Labrus bergylta chromosome 24, fLabBer1.1, whole genome shotgun sequence DNA includes these proteins:
- the LOC114921800 gene encoding uncharacterized protein isoform X1, with product MKKVPDFSDSLYDSSDDSTEGPSTQSKSETASQRLDTLQDFPQTLSDSTESNVEEFNDEDSTKDHSDVQSDIEVVPKLRRTESIQMKKVPDFSDALYDSSDDSAEGPSKSEMASQRPRRGCYCPIQKILVGSDASSVDSEEEYIPGPMEESTDSDCSLEIPMTIKNMNEVSTSLTRCKSSSQSQSESSSQIQFVSPSQSQFESSSQSSSFEKSNGPADEDALENHENNASIYVNPVLKKEDGSRLYNKKHHCFYCKKVVQKMLRHLLRMHNDEIDVTKAFSLPNNSKERRLHLDFIRNKGNFEHNTNAFESQKGKLIPFKQPKKKTEGQEFLHCVYCYGLFTKRVLWRHFQVCKFKPQEKKSKPGKTRVQALCAFAERAPPGFSDAYWKFLNDMNQDKIALAVSKTAAFWSTATDCSRRTKE from the exons ATGAAAAAAGTTCCAGATTTTTCTGATTCCCTCTATGATTCAAGTGATGACAGTACAGAGGGCCCTTCTACTCAGTCTAAGTCTGAGACGGCTTCACAAAGG TTGGATACATTACAAGATTTTCCTCAAACTCTTAGTGATTCAACTGAGAGTAATGTGGAAGAATTCAATGATGAGGATTCCACAAAGGACCATTCCGATGTGCAATCAGACATTGAAGTTGTTCCAAAGCTGAGAAGGACAGAAAGCATTCAG ATGAAAAAAGTTCCAGATTTTTCTGATGCCCTCTATGATTCAAGTGATGACAGTGCAGAGGGCCCATCTAAGTCTGAGATGGCTTCACAAAGGCCAAGGAGAGGCTGTTACTGTCCT ATTCAAAAGATTCTTGTAGGATCAGATGCCTCAAGTGTAGACAGCGAAGAAGAGTATATTCCAGGTCCAATGGAGGAGAGCACAGACAGTGACTGCAGCTTGGAAATACCCATGacaattaaaaatatgaacGAAGTTTCTACTAGTCTTACAAGATGCAAGTCTTCCAGTCAGAGCCAGTCTGAGTCCTCCAGTCAGATCCAGTTTGTGTCTCCCAGTCAGAGCCAGTTTGAGTCTTCCAGTCAAAGCAGCAGCTTTGAAAAAAGCAACGGTCCTGCTGATGAGGATGCCCTTGAAAACCATGAAAACAATGCATCCATCTATGTGAATCCAGTTTTGAAGAAGGAGGATGGTTCAAGACTCTACAACAAGAAGCATCACtgcttttattgtaaaaaagtaGTTCAAAAAATGTTGAGACATTTGTTGCGTATGCACAATGATGAAATTGATGTCACAAAAGCGTTCAGTCTACCAAACAACTCCAAAGAAAGACGACTGCACTTAGATTTCATTAGAAACAAAGGAAACTTTGAACATAACACCAATGCTTTCGAGAGCCAGAAAGGAAAGCTCATTCCTTTCAAACaaccaaagaaaaagactgaggGACAAGAATTTCTACATTGTGTGTACTGCTATGGACTATTTACAAAAAGAGTGCTGTGGCGACACTTTCAGGTTTGCAAATTCAAgcctcaggaaaaaaaatctaaaccaGGTAAAACAAGGGTCCAGGCACTGTGTGCTTTTGCTGAACGCGCTCCACCTGGATTTAGTGATGCATACTGGAAGTTCTTGAATGACATGAATCAAGACAAGATTGCATTAGCTGTAAGCAAGACAGCTGCATTCTGGAGTACGGCTACAGACTGTTCAAGAAGAACGAAAGAGTAA
- the LOC114921800 gene encoding clumping factor A-like isoform X2 gives MKKVPDFSDSLYDSSDDSTEGPSTQSKSETASQRLDTLQDFPQTLSDSTESNVEEFNDEDSTKDHSDVQSDIEVVPKLRRTESIQIQKILVGSDASSVDSEEEYIPGPMEESTDSDCSLEIPMTIKNMNEVSTSLTRCKSSSQSQSESSSQIQFVSPSQSQFESSSQSSSFEKSNGPADEDALENHENNASIYVNPVLKKEDGSRLYNKKHHCFYCKKVVQKMLRHLLRMHNDEIDVTKAFSLPNNSKERRLHLDFIRNKGNFEHNTNAFESQKGKLIPFKQPKKKTEGQEFLHCVYCYGLFTKRVLWRHFQVCKFKPQEKKSKPGKTRVQALCAFAERAPPGFSDAYWKFLNDMNQDKIALAVSKTAAFWSTATDCSRRTKE, from the exons ATGAAAAAAGTTCCAGATTTTTCTGATTCCCTCTATGATTCAAGTGATGACAGTACAGAGGGCCCTTCTACTCAGTCTAAGTCTGAGACGGCTTCACAAAGG TTGGATACATTACAAGATTTTCCTCAAACTCTTAGTGATTCAACTGAGAGTAATGTGGAAGAATTCAATGATGAGGATTCCACAAAGGACCATTCCGATGTGCAATCAGACATTGAAGTTGTTCCAAAGCTGAGAAGGACAGAAAGCATTCAG ATTCAAAAGATTCTTGTAGGATCAGATGCCTCAAGTGTAGACAGCGAAGAAGAGTATATTCCAGGTCCAATGGAGGAGAGCACAGACAGTGACTGCAGCTTGGAAATACCCATGacaattaaaaatatgaacGAAGTTTCTACTAGTCTTACAAGATGCAAGTCTTCCAGTCAGAGCCAGTCTGAGTCCTCCAGTCAGATCCAGTTTGTGTCTCCCAGTCAGAGCCAGTTTGAGTCTTCCAGTCAAAGCAGCAGCTTTGAAAAAAGCAACGGTCCTGCTGATGAGGATGCCCTTGAAAACCATGAAAACAATGCATCCATCTATGTGAATCCAGTTTTGAAGAAGGAGGATGGTTCAAGACTCTACAACAAGAAGCATCACtgcttttattgtaaaaaagtaGTTCAAAAAATGTTGAGACATTTGTTGCGTATGCACAATGATGAAATTGATGTCACAAAAGCGTTCAGTCTACCAAACAACTCCAAAGAAAGACGACTGCACTTAGATTTCATTAGAAACAAAGGAAACTTTGAACATAACACCAATGCTTTCGAGAGCCAGAAAGGAAAGCTCATTCCTTTCAAACaaccaaagaaaaagactgaggGACAAGAATTTCTACATTGTGTGTACTGCTATGGACTATTTACAAAAAGAGTGCTGTGGCGACACTTTCAGGTTTGCAAATTCAAgcctcaggaaaaaaaatctaaaccaGGTAAAACAAGGGTCCAGGCACTGTGTGCTTTTGCTGAACGCGCTCCACCTGGATTTAGTGATGCATACTGGAAGTTCTTGAATGACATGAATCAAGACAAGATTGCATTAGCTGTAAGCAAGACAGCTGCATTCTGGAGTACGGCTACAGACTGTTCAAGAAGAACGAAAGAGTAA
- the LOC110004485 gene encoding uncharacterized protein isoform X1, with product MFVKSEGLKARDKEIVKGAEEFAQLYQESWKFDIASQALIQLHQSKWNCPQLLPFTQDVQRLPSQLSEKQQQHLDALKEEVSPSNWKDLTKVTLEQVILFNRRREGEVSKMPLSVYLSRDQSETHEDVNLALTELEQKLCKHFVRITIVGKRGRKVPVLLTPLMRESLDTLVEKREECGVLTENGFLFALPHSVHHLRGSDCIRQLVHECSDIKNPKALTSTKLRKQIATLSTVLNLKNTELDQLADFLGHNIDVHRKHYRLPEGTLQLAKISKVLLALEQGQLGKYKGKSLDEIHIDPNETVEIEACSQEVMEDASMADVQGSEDETSTTTLQESSFAQNQRRKFAKKRVASITEAPESEDEDSVMSLPDSTSAASARNQRSSAKTRDARVAEAQGSEDEASTASLLESTSTASAQNQRRKFEKKRGKQTAVKRNWTPEGCAAVQRHLKKFIVMNQVPGKEDCQRCIDAEPQALKSRDWRAVKYFKN from the exons ATGTTTGTGAAGTCAGAAGGATTGAAGGCCAGAGATAAAGAAATTGTCAAAGGTGCTGAGGAATTTGCTCAGCTCTACCAAGAAAGTTGGAAATTTGACATTGCAAGCCAAGCACTGATTCAGCTCCACCAGTCTAAGTGGAATTGTCCTCAGCTCTTACCATTCACACAGGATGTCCAAAGACTTCCTTCCCAGctgtctgaaaaacaacagcaacacttGGATGCCTTGAAAGAAGAGGTTTCCCCCTCGAACTGGAAAGACCTGACAAAAGTGACCCTGGAGCAAGTAATTCTCTTCAACCGCCGGAGAGAAGGAGAAGTATCCAAAATGCCCTTGTCTGTGTACTTGTccagagaccaatcagaaacgCATGAAGATGTTAACTTGGCCCTTACAGAACTGGAGCAGAAGCTTTGCAAACATTTTGTCCGGATAACCATAGttggaaagagaggaaggaaagttCCTGTTCTCCTCACTCCACTCATGAGGGAATCTCTTGATACTCTGGTTGAGAAGCGAGAAGAATGTGGGGTACTGACTGAAAATGGTTTCTTGTTTGCATTGCCTCATTCTGTCCACCACCTCAGGGGTTCTGACTGCATAAGACAGTTAGTGCATGAATGTAGTGATATCAAAAATCCCAAAGCTCTAACCTCAACAAAACTCAGGAAACAAATAGCAACGCTCTCTACTGTACTGAATCTGAAGAACACAGAACTTGACCAGCTGGCAGATTTCCTTGGGCATAACATTGATGTACACAGAAAGCACTACCGCCTTCCAGAGGGGACCCTACAGCTCGCCAAGATAAGCAAAGTTCTCCTGGCATTGGAACAGGGACAGCTCGGAAAATACAAAGGAAAGAGCCTGGATGAAATTCACATTGATCCAAACG AGACTGTTGAAATTGAGGCCTGTTCACAAGAGGTCATGGAAG ATGCCAGTATGGCAGATGTCCAGGGGTCGGAAGATGAGACCAGCACCACAACACTACAAGAAAGCAGCTTTGCCCAAAACCAGAGGAGGAAGTTTGCGAAAAAGAGAG TTGCTAGCATTACAGAGGCACCGGAGTCAGAAGATGAGgacagtgtgatgtcactgccaGACAGCACCTCTGCAGCATCTGCCCGAAACCAGAGAAGCTCTGCAAAAACTAGAG ATGCCAGGGTGGCAGAAGCCCAGGGGTCAGAAGATGAGGCCAGCACCGCATCACTACTAGAAAGCACCTCTACAGCGTCTGCCCAAAACCAGAGGAggaagtttgaaaaaaagagag gtaaacaaactgctgttaaaaGAAACTGGACACCAGAAGGATGTGCTGCAGtacaaagacatttaaagaaattCATTGTGATGAACCAAGTCCCAGGGAAGGAGGACTGCCAGCGCTGCATCGATGCAGAACCTCAAGCCCTGAAGAGCAGAGACTGGAGGGCAgtgaaatactttaaaaattGA
- the LOC110004485 gene encoding uncharacterized protein isoform X2, protein MFVKSEGLKARDKEIVKGAEEFAQLYQESWKFDIASQALIQLHQSKWNCPQLLPFTQDVQRLPSQLSEKQQQHLDALKEEVSPSNWKDLTKVTLEQVILFNRRREGEVSKMPLSVYLSRDQSETHEDVNLALTELEQKLCKHFVRITIVGKRGRKVPVLLTPLMRESLDTLVEKREECGVLTENGFLFALPHSVHHLRGSDCIRQLVHECSDIKNPKALTSTKLRKQIATLSTVLNLKNTELDQLADFLGHNIDVHRKHYRLPEGTLQLAKISKVLLALEQGQLGKYKGKSLDEIHIDPNDASMADVQGSEDETSTTTLQESSFAQNQRRKFAKKRVASITEAPESEDEDSVMSLPDSTSAASARNQRSSAKTRDARVAEAQGSEDEASTASLLESTSTASAQNQRRKFEKKRGKQTAVKRNWTPEGCAAVQRHLKKFIVMNQVPGKEDCQRCIDAEPQALKSRDWRAVKYFKN, encoded by the exons ATGTTTGTGAAGTCAGAAGGATTGAAGGCCAGAGATAAAGAAATTGTCAAAGGTGCTGAGGAATTTGCTCAGCTCTACCAAGAAAGTTGGAAATTTGACATTGCAAGCCAAGCACTGATTCAGCTCCACCAGTCTAAGTGGAATTGTCCTCAGCTCTTACCATTCACACAGGATGTCCAAAGACTTCCTTCCCAGctgtctgaaaaacaacagcaacacttGGATGCCTTGAAAGAAGAGGTTTCCCCCTCGAACTGGAAAGACCTGACAAAAGTGACCCTGGAGCAAGTAATTCTCTTCAACCGCCGGAGAGAAGGAGAAGTATCCAAAATGCCCTTGTCTGTGTACTTGTccagagaccaatcagaaacgCATGAAGATGTTAACTTGGCCCTTACAGAACTGGAGCAGAAGCTTTGCAAACATTTTGTCCGGATAACCATAGttggaaagagaggaaggaaagttCCTGTTCTCCTCACTCCACTCATGAGGGAATCTCTTGATACTCTGGTTGAGAAGCGAGAAGAATGTGGGGTACTGACTGAAAATGGTTTCTTGTTTGCATTGCCTCATTCTGTCCACCACCTCAGGGGTTCTGACTGCATAAGACAGTTAGTGCATGAATGTAGTGATATCAAAAATCCCAAAGCTCTAACCTCAACAAAACTCAGGAAACAAATAGCAACGCTCTCTACTGTACTGAATCTGAAGAACACAGAACTTGACCAGCTGGCAGATTTCCTTGGGCATAACATTGATGTACACAGAAAGCACTACCGCCTTCCAGAGGGGACCCTACAGCTCGCCAAGATAAGCAAAGTTCTCCTGGCATTGGAACAGGGACAGCTCGGAAAATACAAAGGAAAGAGCCTGGATGAAATTCACATTGATCCAAACG ATGCCAGTATGGCAGATGTCCAGGGGTCGGAAGATGAGACCAGCACCACAACACTACAAGAAAGCAGCTTTGCCCAAAACCAGAGGAGGAAGTTTGCGAAAAAGAGAG TTGCTAGCATTACAGAGGCACCGGAGTCAGAAGATGAGgacagtgtgatgtcactgccaGACAGCACCTCTGCAGCATCTGCCCGAAACCAGAGAAGCTCTGCAAAAACTAGAG ATGCCAGGGTGGCAGAAGCCCAGGGGTCAGAAGATGAGGCCAGCACCGCATCACTACTAGAAAGCACCTCTACAGCGTCTGCCCAAAACCAGAGGAggaagtttgaaaaaaagagag gtaaacaaactgctgttaaaaGAAACTGGACACCAGAAGGATGTGCTGCAGtacaaagacatttaaagaaattCATTGTGATGAACCAAGTCCCAGGGAAGGAGGACTGCCAGCGCTGCATCGATGCAGAACCTCAAGCCCTGAAGAGCAGAGACTGGAGGGCAgtgaaatactttaaaaattGA